One Amorphoplanes digitatis genomic window carries:
- a CDS encoding methyl-accepting chemotaxis protein: MARLGFFGKAESVHPLVDTAEALRVVMAALPVVIIVVDDQGDVVWRNEAGTAMVARVVAERGPAALQALRDTFKEIAATVTEYPYTLARKVEGGEGGNEVYAETVINRIPGGGFVATWADVTARVASTEVAGELAADLDSAVHSLNGLGDELASTASDAADQAQLISRGSAEMTASISEISDRVVAASADTGAAVASARDAAQTMVRLQESSRQISEVTKLITSIADQTKLLALNATIEAARAGESGKGFAVVAGEVKDLAARTAEATQQIIAMAEAIQGESSQVDGAIAGIVELIDRVAEQQILIAGAVEEQTVTTAQMSGGVRSVADSVQASAQAAETVRTAAAGISDQVERLNELIVIQRQRR; this comes from the coding sequence GTGGCACGGTTGGGATTTTTCGGCAAGGCCGAGTCGGTGCACCCGTTGGTGGACACCGCCGAGGCGCTGCGGGTCGTGATGGCGGCTCTCCCGGTCGTGATCATCGTGGTGGACGACCAGGGCGATGTCGTCTGGCGTAACGAGGCCGGCACTGCCATGGTCGCTCGGGTCGTCGCCGAGCGGGGACCGGCCGCGCTGCAGGCGCTGCGGGACACGTTCAAGGAGATCGCTGCCACCGTCACGGAGTACCCGTACACCCTGGCCCGCAAGGTCGAAGGCGGAGAGGGAGGCAACGAGGTCTACGCCGAGACCGTCATCAACCGCATCCCCGGCGGCGGGTTCGTCGCGACCTGGGCGGATGTGACCGCCCGGGTGGCCTCCACGGAGGTCGCGGGTGAGCTGGCCGCGGACCTCGACTCGGCGGTGCACTCGCTCAACGGCCTCGGCGACGAGCTGGCGAGCACCGCCAGCGACGCCGCCGACCAGGCCCAGCTGATCTCGCGGGGCTCGGCCGAGATGACCGCGAGCATCAGTGAGATCTCCGACCGGGTCGTCGCCGCGTCCGCGGACACCGGCGCGGCCGTGGCCTCGGCCCGGGACGCGGCGCAGACGATGGTCCGGCTGCAGGAGTCCAGCCGGCAGATCAGCGAGGTCACCAAGCTGATCACCTCCATCGCCGACCAGACCAAGCTGCTGGCGCTCAACGCGACCATCGAGGCGGCCCGGGCCGGGGAGAGCGGCAAGGGCTTCGCCGTCGTCGCCGGCGAGGTCAAGGACCTCGCGGCGCGCACCGCCGAGGCGACTCAGCAGATCATCGCGATGGCGGAAGCCATCCAGGGCGAGAGCTCACAGGTCGACGGCGCGATCGCCGGGATCGTGGAGCTGATCGACCGGGTGGCCGAGCAGCAGATTCTGATCGCCGGCGCGGTGGAGGAGCAGACCGTCACCACCGCGCAGATGTCCGGTGGGGTGCGCTCTGTCGCGGACTCGGTGCAGGCGTCCGCGCAGGCGGCCGAGACCGTCCGTACGGCGGCGGCGGGCATCAGCGATCAGGTCGAGCGGCTCAACGAACTCATCGTCATCCAGCGCCAGCGCCGCTGA
- a CDS encoding helix-turn-helix transcriptional regulator — MDNRSEVRAFLGSRRAKISPEQAGIPAHGSRRVAGLRRGEVAALAGVSVEYYTRLERGNLAGASDSVLDALARALQLDDTETAHLHHLARAAGSTPARARTRTSAPEIRPAIRQVLDSMVGVPAFLRTHRFDILAANPMGQALYAPLFHSAARPVNSMRFAFLDPHAQAFYPDWQKIARESVGALRLAAAANPYDQQLMSLIGELSMHSEPFRGWWAAQDVYVHRHGVKRFRHPAIGLLELAHEALELPGDDTPLTIVTYTAIPGTPSGDGLELLASWAATDESHLRATQQA, encoded by the coding sequence ATGGACAACCGTAGCGAAGTCCGCGCGTTCCTCGGCTCCCGCCGGGCAAAGATCAGCCCGGAACAGGCGGGCATCCCCGCCCACGGCAGCCGCCGCGTCGCCGGACTGCGCCGAGGAGAGGTCGCCGCCCTCGCCGGAGTCAGCGTCGAGTACTACACCCGCCTCGAACGTGGCAACCTCGCCGGTGCCTCCGACAGCGTCCTCGACGCGCTCGCCCGCGCCCTGCAACTCGACGACACCGAGACCGCGCACCTGCACCACCTCGCCCGCGCGGCCGGCAGCACCCCGGCCCGCGCCCGCACGCGGACAAGTGCCCCCGAGATCCGGCCCGCCATCCGCCAAGTCCTGGACTCCATGGTCGGCGTGCCTGCCTTCCTGCGCACGCACCGCTTCGACATCCTGGCCGCCAACCCGATGGGCCAGGCGCTGTACGCGCCCCTGTTCCATTCCGCTGCCCGGCCGGTGAACTCGATGCGGTTCGCGTTCCTCGACCCGCACGCCCAGGCGTTCTACCCGGACTGGCAGAAGATCGCCCGCGAATCAGTCGGCGCGCTGCGCCTGGCCGCCGCCGCGAATCCGTACGACCAGCAACTGATGAGTCTGATCGGCGAGCTGTCCATGCACAGCGAGCCCTTCCGCGGCTGGTGGGCCGCCCAGGACGTCTACGTGCACCGCCACGGCGTCAAGCGATTCCGCCACCCCGCCATCGGCCTGCTGGAACTCGCCCACGAAGCCCTCGAACTGCCCGGCGACGACACACCGCTGACCATCGTCACCTACACCGCCATCCCTGGCACCCCATCCGGCGACGGCCTTGAACTGCTCGCGAGCTGGGCCGCCACCGACGAAAGCCATCTACGCGCCACCCAGCAGGCGTGA